Proteins encoded by one window of Balneola sp.:
- a CDS encoding competence/damage-inducible protein A: protein MVNFEPMQAQLISIGNELLIGDTINTNASWMGQFLNDLGIEVTRVHTISDDSDLIKKTVKSCMEASDLVITTGGLGPTHDDITKTSIAELFNVGLYKNEEVDQYVRELFKSRNIPFSESNAWQAMVPENCEVLFNKAGTAPGMWFHEMDCYLAVLPGVPYEMKYLMKRRVASKLRNVSENIGYIHTEYLKVAGIGESTLSDTILGDLSSFLTNGVSLAFLPSFGQVTLRITGKGETKEAATEHAQKLIDFIREKTDPFIYGETKEASISESLGTILKEKEFTVATAESCTGGLLASKITDISGSSAYMLGGIVSYANEVKIKQLGVLQQDLDTVGAVSKQVALQMAKGVAENLGADIGISTTGIAGPGGGSPEKPVGTVWIGFYSSEQHFAVKALFTKDRLVNKERTVVTALEIIRRVLIGIEELPYSLKKETS from the coding sequence ATGGTGAATTTTGAGCCCATGCAAGCACAGTTGATATCCATTGGTAATGAGCTTTTAATTGGTGACACAATAAACACGAATGCTTCCTGGATGGGGCAATTCCTTAATGATTTGGGTATTGAAGTTACCAGGGTACATACTATCTCGGATGATTCTGACTTAATAAAAAAAACGGTTAAGTCCTGTATGGAAGCTTCCGATTTAGTTATCACGACCGGAGGACTTGGGCCTACCCATGATGACATTACCAAAACAAGTATTGCGGAGCTTTTTAACGTTGGCTTATACAAGAACGAAGAGGTAGATCAATACGTGAGGGAATTATTCAAAAGCAGGAATATTCCCTTTTCTGAATCAAATGCCTGGCAAGCGATGGTACCTGAGAATTGTGAAGTACTTTTTAATAAGGCTGGAACAGCTCCGGGGATGTGGTTTCACGAAATGGATTGTTATCTAGCTGTACTTCCAGGAGTGCCTTATGAAATGAAATATTTGATGAAGCGGAGAGTAGCTTCAAAATTGAGAAATGTTTCTGAGAACATAGGATACATTCACACAGAATACCTTAAGGTTGCGGGAATTGGAGAAAGTACTCTTAGCGATACAATTCTAGGGGATTTATCAAGCTTTTTAACTAATGGTGTATCACTCGCTTTTTTGCCTTCCTTTGGTCAGGTAACACTTCGCATAACTGGTAAAGGTGAAACCAAAGAAGCAGCCACAGAACATGCTCAAAAACTGATTGATTTCATACGCGAGAAAACAGATCCTTTTATTTATGGAGAAACCAAAGAGGCTTCAATAAGTGAATCTCTTGGTACGATACTCAAAGAAAAAGAATTTACTGTTGCCACTGCTGAAAGCTGTACAGGAGGACTCCTGGCCAGTAAAATCACAGATATTTCAGGAAGTAGTGCCTACATGTTAGGAGGGATTGTTTCCTACGCAAATGAAGTTAAAATCAAGCAGCTTGGAGTTCTTCAGCAAGACTTGGATACCGTTGGCGCAGTGAGCAAACAAGTGGCATTACAGATGGCAAAAGGAGTAGCCGAAAATCTGGGCGCGGATATAGGAATTTCAACCACTGGTATAGCCGGCCCCGGAGGGGGAAGCCCTGAAAAGCCAGTAGGTACGGTATGGATTGGATTTTACAGCTCAGAACAACATTTTGCGGTAAAGGCGTTGTTTACCAAAGATCGACTTGTTAATAAAGAGCGTACGGTAGTCACGGCGCTTGAAATTATACGTCGAGTTTTAATTGGGATAGAGGAACTCCCATATTCATTAAAAAAAGAAACTTCTTGA